In Chanodichthys erythropterus isolate Z2021 chromosome 11, ASM2448905v1, whole genome shotgun sequence, a single window of DNA contains:
- the znf16l gene encoding zinc finger protein 16-like — MSRKRNHCYMETGPSSESQGAFMDNTGSFSRDEEDFSELEPDEQLVCSVTEITEHLGRNITVVLESALSEIRKLVGVRIRVLKMELREKTDEIELLKAKLESTEKDGRVSNSSTMDVRKSEHQPGQKYSVDPKKTKPGTPVVKKENINAICDYLMKDKNQRGAAEVESDHSSQAFGSERDMRTEPQPHASLSLWTDSGSADTDADTDIFNMLPSASKRMYDYEWMAGVELNSEFKGDSEAKCEDVPPVDEDEENEDSEGGRGSLRSVSDHFPLDTQGSPREDRSSPAEDSMDRIEPGQQFSSQTFICPFCGTLCPDSSFLEEHVKLMHHDESALQSPPGSSSSRGEGDSGEAGRALGGPEGPVGRGARERKVEGGYECGDCGRHFNYLGNLRQHQRIHTGEKPFVCPECGERFRHAARLKSHRLSHSGAQSPFPCPQCGKGFPVLSGLKRHQRVHTGESPYACPQCGRRFKELGNLYTHMRIHSGATPYSCYQCGRSFRHLGTYKSHRCMPATQLPSGHSPAWAQEDKVQTG; from the exons ATGAGCCGAAAAAGAAACCACTGCTATATGGAAACAGGACCGTCTTCCGAGTCCCAGGGCGCGTTTATGGACAACACGGGCTCCTTCAGCCGAGACGAGGAGGATTTCTCCGAGCTCGAGCCCGACGAGCAGCTGGTGTGCTCGGTGACCGAGATCACGGAGCATCTGGGCAGAAACATCACGGTGGTGCTGGAGTCCGCGCTGTCCGAGATACGCAAGCTGGTCGGCGTCCGGATCAGAGTCCTGAAGATGGAGCTCCGCGAGAAAACCGACGAGATCGAGCTGCTTAAGGCCAAGCTGGAGTCGACGGAGAAAGACGGGAGGGTTTCTAACTCCAGCACCATGGACGTCAGGAAATCAGAGCATCAACCGGGCCAGAAGTACAGCGTCGACCCGAAGAAAACCAAACCCGGGACGCCCGTGGTGAAGAAGGAGAACATCAACGCCATCTGCGACTATCTGATGAAGGATAAGAACCAGCGGGGTGCTGCTGAAGTGGAGAGCGACCACAGCAGTCAGGCCTTTGGGTCCGAACGGGACATGCGGACCGAACCGCAGCCGCACGCGTCTCTGAGCCTGTGGACGGACAGCGGTTCCGCGGACACTGACGCGGACACGGACATCTTCAACATGCTGCCGTCCGCCAGCAAGCGCATGTATGACTATGAGTGGATGGCAGGGGTCGAACTGAACTCCGAGTTTAAAG GTGATTCTGAAGCAAAATGCGAAGATGTTCCTCCTGTGGATGAGgatgaagaaaatgaagactctgaaggaggaagaggaagtcTGAGGTCGGTGTCTGACCATTTCCCTCTGGACACTCAGGGCTCTCCGCGAGAAGACAGGAGCAGCCCAGCGGAGGACAGTATGGACCGAATCGAGCCAG GTCAGCAGTTCTCCTCTCAAACCTTCATTTGCCCCTTCTGTGGAACTCTTTGCCCTGACTCATCTTTCCTGGAGGAACACGTCAAGCTAATGCATCACGACGAAAGTGCTCTTCAGTCACCGCCTGGGAGTTCCTCCTCTCGCGGGGAGGGCGACTCGGGCGAAGCGGGGCGAGCTCTGGGAGGCCCAGAAGGACCTGTTGGCAGGGGTGCACGGGAGAGGAAAGTGGAGGGCGGCTATGAGTGCGGCGACTGTGGCCGTCATTTCAACTATCTGGGCAACTTGCGGCAGCACCAGCGTATCCACACTGGCGAGAAGCCCTTTGTTTGCCCTGAGTGCGGAGAGCGTTTCCGCCACGCCGCGCGTCTCAAGAGCCACCGCCTCAGCCACAGCGGAGCCCAGAGCCCCTTCCCCTGCCCACAGTGTGGTAAGGGCTTCCCAGTGCTGTCCGGACTGAAGCGCCACCAGCGTGTGCACACCGGAGAGAGCCCGTACGCCTGTCCCCAGTGCGGCCGCAGATTCAAAGAGCTGGGcaatttatacacacacatgcgcATTCACAGCGGCGCAACGCCCTACTCTTGCTACCAGTGTGGGCGGAGCTTCAGGCATCTGGGCACATACAAGAGTCATCGCTGTATGCCCGCTACCCAGTTACCCAGCGGACACAGTCCGGCATGGGCGCAGGAAGACAAGGTGCAAACTGGGTGA